The DNA sequence TCGTCGGATTCGACCACCGGGAGGGCCGACGGCTCGAGGACCGGATACTCGCCGCCGTTCAGGTAGTCGATTATGCCGCGGGCGGCGCGGCGCCCCTGCGCCATGGCCTCGGTGACCATGCCCGGGCCCGTGACGGCGTCGCCGCCGGCGAAGACGCCCGCGCGGCCCGTCATGCCGGTATTCTCGTCGACCTCGACGGTACGCCACTTGGTGAGGCATATCGCCTCGTCGGCGTCGAGGTGCTCCACGACCGGGGCCTGGCTGATGGCCGGGATAACCATGTCGAGTTCGACGTCGTAGGTGTCGCCCTCGACGGGGACCGGGCGGCGCCGGCCGCTCTCGTCCGGTTCGCCCAGCTCCATCCGCTGGAGGCGCATGCCGACGACGCGGCCTTCTTTGCCCAGGATTTCGTCGGGCGCCGTCAGCAGCTCGAGGCCCACGCCCTCGCGCAGCGCCTCCTCGACCTCGAGTTCGTCGGCGGGCATTTCCTTCCGCGTCCGGCGGTAGAAGATGGTGACGTCGGCGCCGAGGCGGCGGGTCGTCCGCGCGGCGTCTATGGCGGCGTTGCCGCCGCCTACGACCGCGACGTTCTTCCCGACCCAAACTTTGCCTTCCTGGTTGAACTCGCGCAGGAACTCGACGGCGCCGACGACGCCTTCCAGCTCCTCGCCGGCGCAGCGGAGCTTCAGGCTCTCGTGGGCGCCGACGCCGACGAACGCGGCCTTGTAGCCGTCCTCGAGCAAATCGTCCAGCGTGAAGGCCTTGCCCAGCTCGGCGTCGTAGTGGAACTGGACGCCGAGTTTCGCGAGGAAGCCGACGTCGCGGTCCAGCACGTCGCGGGGGAGGCGGTAGCTCGGGATGCCGACGCGCAGCATGCCGCCGGCGAACGGCAGCGCCTCGAAGACGTGGACCTCGTAGCCGGCGAAGGCGAGGTCGTGGGCGCAGTTGAGGCCCGCGGGCCCCGCGCCGACGACGGCGACGCGCTCGCCCTTCTTCGCTATCTCGTAGTCATCGACGTACGAGTAATCCGGCTCGTGGGCGGCCTCCCAGTCGGCGGCGAAGCGCTTGAGCGCGCGGATGGAGACCGCCGCGTCCACCTCGCCGCGGAGGCACTCCTCCTCGCAGGGGTGGTGGCAGACGCGGCCGCAGACGCCCGGCAGCGGGTTCTGCTTCCTTATCAGCGCGAGGGCTTCCTTGAACTTGCCCTCGGCGATGAGGGCGACGTAGCCCTGCGCCGCCTGGTCGATGGGGCAGGCGTTCCGGCAAGGGGCCTTGCCGCGCTTCGTGATGGCGTAGCAGTTGGGGATGGCCTGCGCGTACGGCCGGTAAATGGCGCGCCGCTGGACCAGGCCCACCTCGTACTCGTCCGGGTACTGGACCGGGCAGACGCCGGCGCAATCCGTGCAGCCGGTGCAGGCGTCGAGGTCGACGTAGCGGGGGTGGCGGCGGACGTGGGCGGTGAAGTTGCCGGCCTCGCCCTCCAGCTTCTCGAGTTCGGCCAGCGTTAGTATCTCGACGTTCTCGTGGCGGCCGGCCTCGACCAGCTTGGGCGCCAGGATGCACATCGAGCAGTCGTTGGTGGGGAAGGTCTTGTCGAGCTGGGCCATGGTCCCGCCGATGGCGGCGCCCTTCTCGACGAGGTATACCTTGACGCCGGCGTTGGCCAGGTCGAGCGCGGCCTGGATGCCGGCGACGCCGCCGCCCACCACCATCGCGGCGCCTATGACGTTACAAGGGGTTTTGGATGAGGTGTTAACCATTATTCCTCGCCGCGGATGCGGATGCGAGCTTCCTCTACGATCCAGATTTCGCCGGCGGGGGGTTCTTTATCCAAACGCGGTATAAATCCTCGGACGTTATTCATAACGTAATTTTTATCTTGCTTTGCGTAGCGGAGCACTATTATCCCGGCGTGAGTGCCCGGCGGGTGTTCCCTTATATCGGCAAACGACAAGTCCAACGTGACTAAAACTAAGCCCTCGGCCCGGCAAAGCGAAAATACCTCTTCGTCCGCCTTTCCACCCAACCCTTCCCCGATTACCGTTTCGGCGGGATGCCCCGCGGCCGTAAATAACTCCGCCAATTCCACCGGCAGGTTTTCGTCTAATTTCAACCGGGTCAAATTCTAATTTCCTATCGGGACGGACCGTTCTTTGGCGAGTTCGGCGGCGTACGCCACGGCCGCTTGTATATCCTCTCTCGTAATGGTCGGATAACTTTTTATTATATCTTCCGGCGTCAACCCGGCCGCGAGGTTATCGAGAATAACCGAAACCATAATCCGCGTCCCTTTGATGCACGCCTTTCCGTGGCATACGTTGGGGTCCACCGATATGCGCTCAAGGGCGTCCATATTTATACCTCCTCGCGTTTACAGCGTTCCTAAGCCACCGGGTCGGCCACGCCGCCGCCCACCACCATCGCGGCGCCCACGACGTCGTTACATTTTTTACCGTTAGCCATCTGTAGTCGGATTACGTAGTAGCTGTTTTCGACGACCTTACCGCCAGCACGTCGTCGCGTTCGCCCGCCCGAACGTCGTCGGCTGAGAGCGTCACGACGGCGAGAGTTTCCCCGGAAGTTTTTACGAATTCGACTTCCACGGCGCGGTCGTCGTAAATTTCGACTACGGTCCCCAAGTCTCCGGTTTTGAGGCCGAAATCAGGTTTATCTTTAACCAGAACTACGGGCTCTAGTAATTTAAATGTCATATAACCCCCTAAGCGGATATATGGTAACGAACGTCGGTATTTCCTCGCCGCGTTTCACGATCCAGACAGTTACTACGGGCGCCGCGTCCCCGGATGGTCCCGATAAAATCCCTGTGATGACGTATTTTTTTCCGAACGGGGTCGTTTCGACTTGTTCGAATTGCCCCGTTAGTATTTGTTGGCGTATGTCTTCGTCCAAATCTCTCCAATTTTCCCTCGTATAACCCAGCTTTTTAAATACCGCTGCCTTATACCTACCGATGGGATGTTCTTCAGATAGTACGTAGTCGCGTAACTTAGCGGGTTCGATAACGGCGTTTTCGAAACCCGGTATTGGCATCTATTCCCCCGCGAACGCCGCGAGCAGCTTCTCACATTTATTTTTCGCCAATTTCAGGCCGACGTCCTTGCTCGAGAGGCCCAGCGCCAGCCCCAGCACCTGCGGCAGGAACAGCACCGGGAGCTCGAGCTTTTGCTCGAGCTGCGCCGCTATTTTTTTCTGGTTGTCGTCGTACATCACCGCGCAGAACGGGCACACCAGGACGACGGCGTCCGGGCCGGCGGCCTTGACGCGCGTCAGCTTCTCGCCGGCGATGGCGAGCGACAGCTCCGCGTCGATGCCCAACAGCGCGCCGCCGCAGCACTTCTTGTATTCGGCGTAGTCGACGACCGCGGCGCCCGTCGCCCGTAACAGGTCGCCTATCGAATGTGGCGCCTCCGGGTCCTCGGCGTCGTGGAAGGCCCAGGAGGGCTTGAGGTAGTGGCAGCCGTAGTGGACGGCGAAGCGGAAGTCGCCGAGGGGCGCGACCACTTTCTCCTTAATGGCCTCCGGGCCGACCTCCTCATAGAGCCACCGCGCGAAGTGGCGGACCCGCGGCGGCTTCTCGACCTTACGGTTAACCTTCGCGAGCTTCTCGTTGACGCGCGAGCGGAGGCCGTCGTCCTCGGCCAGTTCTTCCGCGACCTCGGCCAGGACCGACGCGCAGCTCGAGCAGAGCGCGAGGACCTCCAGGCCGGCCTCCTCGGCGACGGCCAGGTTGCGCGCGGCCAACAAGAGCGTCCCCTCGCGCGTGGCGGATTTGATGGGGAAGCCGCAGCAGGCGAAATCCTGCTGAGGCTCGAGCTCGGCGCCGAAAAGCCGTGCGACCTCGACGGCCGACTTCTCGTATTGGCGGCCTCGCAGCGGGATGGTGCAGCCGAGGAATAGCGCGTACTTGTTTTCCATAGATAAAAGGTTACGATTCTTCCAGCAGCTTGCCCACTTCGTCGCAGGTGGTCTTGAGCTCGGCCAGGCCCATCTTGGCGCGCTTCTTGTTGTCGAACTCCTCCAACTCGTAGAGGCGGCCGAACTGCTTGAGAAGGTCGAGCTGGGTCACGTACGCCGGGTGCAGCTTGCCCTCCCGGGCGGCGATATTTTTCACCGCGGTGATTATCTCGGCGAAGGATACCCCCTGCGGGCAGCGCTCCTCGCAGGAGTAGCAGGTGGAGCACAGCCAGATGAAGTCGCTCGAGAGGACGCGCTCGCGGAGCCCCAAGAGGATCATCCGGATTATCTTGCGGGGGTTGTAGCGCTCGTCGATGGCGCGGACGGGACAGGCCGCGGTGCAGGTGCCGCAGGCGAAGCAGTACTTTATGGCCTCGCCGCCGGGCTCCGCGGCGACGTCGTACTTGAAGCCGGGGTCTGTTTTATTGATGGTCATCGTTAGCAACTTTCGGCAGGCGGGACAAAAAGGCCCACGCCCCATTACGGGGTATGGGCCTAAGCGAGCGGCGGTCCGCTCGGGCAAGGAGCCGGTAGAAAGGGCAGGCGCGAACTCTAGGCCGTCGCGTCGGCCTGCGCCCCGGCCGGGCCGGAACGCTCGGTAAATCTAAAATATACGGCGCCGGGTGTCAAGTGAAATCCTACACAAAGTCCGCTCTTTTTTGCGCGAACGTTAAATTTCCCGCCTCGCCGGCGGGACCGAAATTTAGGTTGACCGTTTATGCTTTAAATATTATAAAGGGCGTAGGAGATACCCGGCACGCAGGCCGCGAGAGGCCCGGGAGGAGTCGCTATGGACGTCGGAATCCCCAAAGAACAAACGTCGGCCGAGACGCGCGTAGCGGTGACGCCTATGGGCGCGTACGCGCTTACGTGCGCAGGCCACCACGTCTTCGTCGAGACGGAGGCGGGCGCCGATGCCGGCTTCGCGGACGAGGAGTACGAGAAGGCCGGCGCGACGGTCGTCTTCTCGCCGCAGGAGGTCTACGGCCGAGCGGAAGTCGTCGCTAAGGTGCACCCGCCCAACGTCGACGAAATCGCGCTGATGAACGAGGGCGCCGTCGTCTTCAGCGCCATTCAACTCGGCGCCCAGGTGGACGAGGCCGTGCGGGCGACGTTGGACAAGAAGGTCGTGGCCGTCGGCTACGAGATATTGGAGGACGACCGCGGCGAGTTCCCGGTGATGAAGATAATATCGGAGCTGGTGGGCCATATGGCGCCCAGCATCGCCGGCCGCTACCTCTCCCACTACGAGGGGGGGCGCGGCGTCGCGCTCGCCAATCTCCCCGGCATCCCGCCGGTGGCCGTGGCCATCGTGGGCGCCGGCAACGTGGGGACGATGGCGGCGAAGTCCTTCGCGGCGCTGGGCGTTCAGACCCACCTCTTCGACCGCTCGGTCGCCAATTTAAGACGGGCGGAGGCCGTAGTGCCGGCGGTCATTACCCATATGGCGGAAGCTCCCAATATAGGCCGGGCGTGCGAGTACGCCGACGTCGTCATTACCGCGGCCTACGTCCACGGCGACAGGCCGCCCATGCTCGTTACCGAGGAGATGGTCCGTTCGATGAAGCCGGGCGCCGTCCTGATGGACATCGCCATCGACCAGGGCGGCTGCGTCGAGACCAGCCGGCCCACCAGCCACGCCGACCCGGTGTTCGAGAAGTTCGGCGTCACCCACTACTGCGTGCCCAACATCGCCGCCGCGGTGCCGCGCACCTGCTCGTACGCGTTCAACAGCAACCTCAAGGAATATTTGGCCGAAGTGACGGCGTTGGGGGTGGCGGAGGCCGCGCGTCGGAAGCCGGGTTTGCGTAAAGGGATATACTTCCTCGAAGGCGCCTGCACCCATCCCCGCCTGTGCGACCTGTTCAGCCTCGAGTATACGCCCATCGAAGGGATTATCGGCGACTAACGGCCCGGGGGTTCGCGGAGCGACGACCATGGTAATGAGTTGGCTCGAAGATTACAAGAATAAGCGCACGACCGCGGCCGAGGCGGTCAAGGTCATAAAATCGGGCGATAATGTGCACATCCACCCCGGCTGCGCCGAGCCCATAACGCTGGTGGAGGCGATGACGGCCCGGGCGCCGGAGCTTCAGGGCGTGCGCGTGTGGCACCTCCTGACCTTCGGGCCGGCGCCGTATATGGCCCCCGAGATGGCGCCCCACTTCCGCCATATGGCCTATTTCACCGGGCCCAACGCCCGGGCGGCGGTGAACGAAGGCCGCGCCGAGTATATACCCATTTATCTTTACGAAATAGGCAACTTGATACTCGATGGTTTCTACGACGTGGACGTCGTCCTGTGCAACCTCTCGCCGCCGGACGAACACGGCTTCTGCTCCTTCGGCGCCGGCGTGGACGTAACCAAGCCCGCCGCGGAGAAGGCCCGCTACGTTATAGCGCAGATAAACCCCCGGGTGCCGCGGGCGCTGGGCGACTCGTTCATCCACGTACGCAAGCTGACGCACATCGTCGAGGTCGACGAGCCGCTCAAGGAGATGCCCGGCGCGGGGCAAGTGTCCGAGACGGCGATGAAGATAGGCCGGCACGTCGCGGAGCTCATCGAGGACGGCTCCACCATGCAGATGGGCATCGGCGAGATTCCCGACGCGGTGCTGGCGTCGCTGGGCGGCCACAAGGACCTCGGCGTCCACACCGAGATGTTCTCCGACGGCGTAATTGACCTCATCGAGAACGGCATCGTTACCAACGCGCGCAAGACGCTGCACCGCGGCAAGGTCATCGCCGGCTTCGTCCTGGGCAGCCGCCGCCTTAATGAGTACGTCGACAACAACCCGGTATTCGAGTTCCACCCCCAGAACTACGTCAACGACCCGTTCGTAATTGCCCAGAACGAGAAGCAGGTCGCGATGAATTCCGCCATCGAAGTCGACATCACGGGCCAGGTGTGCGCGGACTCCATCGGCACCCGCATCTACTCCGGCTTCGGTGGCCAGGTGGACTTCATCCGCGGCGCGGCGTACTCCAAGGGCGGCAAACCCATTATTGCGCTGCCCTCCACCGCCAGGGGCGGCGAAGTCTCGCGCGTCGTGGACAAGCTCAAGCCGGGGGCCGGCGTCGTGACCAACCGCGCCGACGTGCACTACGTCGTGACGGAGTTCGGCGTGGCGTCGCTGCACGGCCGCTCGCTTCAGCAGCGCGCCCGGGAGCTAATTAAAATCGCCCACCCCGACTTCCGCGAGGAGCTGGAGCGGGCGGCCTTTGAGCGTAATTTATTGTAAAAAAGCTCTAGATAATATTATATAAAACCTCGTATAAGATTTATTTATATGATTTATTTGATTTTATTTAAAAAATACTTGACAACCAGAATTATTTGTGTTAAAAATTATCAAAAGGGATTGACGCTGTGAAAAGGGGCTTTTTCGCATTATGCTTAATTTTGTTTTTGGGTTGTGGTGACGAAGAGCCCGAAGCCGACGGCGTCATTCCGGTTTTGCTGGGCGTAGGCGGCGAGCCGTCTTGGAGTTCCAAGAACGTTATTGCGGTTGGTTTTGGCCCTTATATATATTATTGTGACCCCTACGGGAAAAATAAGGGGGACATTAAACCCGAGCCGAAGATGGAGGTTTACGACTTGGATTGGTCTCCGGACGGCGAAACGATTATTTACGAGGGTTACGAATGGACGGAGAATAAAACAAAACTTTATAAAGTGGAGTTCCTGGGCGGGCGGACAAGCTTATTTTTGGACCAGCACGCCGGCGACCCGGCGTGGTCGCCCGACGGGAAGTACATAGCTTATACTAAGTTCGTAACGCACGCCGAAATTATTTGTATCGTACCTGCCGCGGGAGGAGAGACGATAGAACTAGTGTCGCCGGGCGACGTATCTGACCCCGACTGGAGCCCCGATAGCGAAAACGTTTTTTACACAAAGCGTTTACCGGGCCGAAGGTTCGAAATTTGGGCGGTAAATATTAAGGACAAGAAAAAGAAGAAGTTCGTAACGGAAGGTATGGACCCGGCTTGGCACCCGTTCGGAGAGCGGCTCGCTTTCGTTAAAGAGGTCGGCGAAGCCTACGATATATATTTAATGGACCCTGCTACCGGCCGGGATACGAAGTTCGTCGGTACGCCCCGGGGAGAAAGCAAATGGTGGGCGCAGGAACCTACGTGGAGCCCCAAAGGCGATTGGATTGGGTTTCACGGGAGTAGAGAATATTTCGGTGTTTACAAAAAACAATTTTCGCCAAAATAATAGTAGTTTCGGGGAGGCTAAAAAATGTACGTTGATAGCAATCGGGCGCCGGCCCCGCGGCCGGCGTTTTCGTTTAATCTAATATGAACCCCAACGCCGCAGAAGAACTCCGGGAATTCGCGCGCAAAATCCCCAAGGTGGAACTCCACCTCCACCTGGAGGGGGCGATACCGCTCGAGACGCTGCTGGCGTTCATCCGCCGCGCCGGGACCGAGCCGGACGTCCGGACAGTCGACGACCTTCGCCGCCGCCTGGCCTACCCGGACTTTCAGGGTTTTCTCGATACCTGGGTGTGGAAGAACAAGTTCATCACCGAGGTGGACGACTTCGCCGGGATAACGTACGACGTCCTGGCCGACCTGCACGCCCAGAACGTCCCGTACGTCGAGATGCACTACTCCCCCGGCGACTACCGCGACCGCGGCTTTACGGTGGCCGGCGTCACCGAGGCCGTA is a window from the bacterium genome containing:
- a CDS encoding DUF5615 family PIN-like protein, which translates into the protein MTRLKLDENLPVELAELFTAAGHPAETVIGEGLGGKADEEVFSLCRAEGLVLVTLDLSFADIREHPPGTHAGIIVLRYAKQDKNYVMNNVRGFIPRLDKEPPAGEIWIVEEARIRIRGEE
- a CDS encoding DUF433 domain-containing protein — its product is MDALERISVDPNVCHGKACIKGTRIMVSVILDNLAAGLTPEDIIKSYPTITREDIQAAVAYAAELAKERSVPIGN
- a CDS encoding DUF4926 domain-containing protein, whose product is MTFKLLEPVVLVKDKPDFGLKTGDLGTVVEIYDDRAVEVEFVKTSGETLAVVTLSADDVRAGERDDVLAVRSSKTATT
- a CDS encoding adhesin — protein: MPIPGFENAVIEPAKLRDYVLSEEHPIGRYKAAVFKKLGYTRENWRDLDEDIRQQILTGQFEQVETTPFGKKYVITGILSGPSGDAAPVVTVWIVKRGEEIPTFVTIYPLRGLYDI
- a CDS encoding CoB--CoM heterodisulfide reductase iron-sulfur subunit B family protein — its product is MENKYALFLGCTIPLRGRQYEKSAVEVARLFGAELEPQQDFACCGFPIKSATREGTLLLAARNLAVAEEAGLEVLALCSSCASVLAEVAEELAEDDGLRSRVNEKLAKVNRKVEKPPRVRHFARWLYEEVGPEAIKEKVVAPLGDFRFAVHYGCHYLKPSWAFHDAEDPEAPHSIGDLLRATGAAVVDYAEYKKCCGGALLGIDAELSLAIAGEKLTRVKAAGPDAVVLVCPFCAVMYDDNQKKIAAQLEQKLELPVLFLPQVLGLALGLSSKDVGLKLAKNKCEKLLAAFAGE
- a CDS encoding 4Fe-4S dicluster domain-containing protein, whose translation is MTINKTDPGFKYDVAAEPGGEAIKYCFACGTCTAACPVRAIDERYNPRKIIRMILLGLRERVLSSDFIWLCSTCYSCEERCPQGVSFAEIITAVKNIAAREGKLHPAYVTQLDLLKQFGRLYELEEFDNKKRAKMGLAELKTTCDEVGKLLEES
- a CDS encoding alanine dehydrogenase, producing MDVGIPKEQTSAETRVAVTPMGAYALTCAGHHVFVETEAGADAGFADEEYEKAGATVVFSPQEVYGRAEVVAKVHPPNVDEIALMNEGAVVFSAIQLGAQVDEAVRATLDKKVVAVGYEILEDDRGEFPVMKIISELVGHMAPSIAGRYLSHYEGGRGVALANLPGIPPVAVAIVGAGNVGTMAAKSFAALGVQTHLFDRSVANLRRAEAVVPAVITHMAEAPNIGRACEYADVVITAAYVHGDRPPMLVTEEMVRSMKPGAVLMDIAIDQGGCVETSRPTSHADPVFEKFGVTHYCVPNIAAAVPRTCSYAFNSNLKEYLAEVTALGVAEAARRKPGLRKGIYFLEGACTHPRLCDLFSLEYTPIEGIIGD
- a CDS encoding acetyl-CoA hydrolase/transferase C-terminal domain-containing protein, which produces MSWLEDYKNKRTTAAEAVKVIKSGDNVHIHPGCAEPITLVEAMTARAPELQGVRVWHLLTFGPAPYMAPEMAPHFRHMAYFTGPNARAAVNEGRAEYIPIYLYEIGNLILDGFYDVDVVLCNLSPPDEHGFCSFGAGVDVTKPAAEKARYVIAQINPRVPRALGDSFIHVRKLTHIVEVDEPLKEMPGAGQVSETAMKIGRHVAELIEDGSTMQMGIGEIPDAVLASLGGHKDLGVHTEMFSDGVIDLIENGIVTNARKTLHRGKVIAGFVLGSRRLNEYVDNNPVFEFHPQNYVNDPFVIAQNEKQVAMNSAIEVDITGQVCADSIGTRIYSGFGGQVDFIRGAAYSKGGKPIIALPSTARGGEVSRVVDKLKPGAGVVTNRADVHYVVTEFGVASLHGRSLQQRARELIKIAHPDFREELERAAFERNLL